In the Scylla paramamosain isolate STU-SP2022 chromosome 14, ASM3559412v1, whole genome shotgun sequence genome, one interval contains:
- the LOC135106918 gene encoding uncharacterized protein LOC135106918 isoform X1: MWRGHSFHRHGCSWTPHTAAARPVVLRVWRCKATRSAGLSTCSGGHEDSGDLQDRNNNNNNCKNNKNITMTSEDLLQPGHVVKERWKVVRKIGGGGFGEIYEGQDLVTREQVALKLESAKQPKQVLKMEVAVLKKLQGREHVCRFIGCGRNERFNYVVMQLQAKNLAELRRAQPRGAFSLSTALRLGHQILRAIEAIHEVGFLHRDIKPSNFSMGRLPHNCRKTYMLDFGLARQYTNANGEVRTPRAAAGFRGTVRYASMNAHKNKEMGRHDDLWSLFYMVVEFVNGQLPWRKIKDKEQVGLMKEKYDHRLLIKHLPSDFKQFLEHIQNLDYHDKPDYAMLSGLFERCMKRRGIKESDPFDWEKTPTDNSLGTTTTTTHAVITKPQHADSRLAYGGGMTDNMLDDNVLGSVDNQENVEAHHEREHDPRRRRRRDTVLHQPQPNINQQQVEAKERVLNDNNVNANIIANNEKDTNEVEMSPKKRKVEEFNCEKEGEGGGEKEKEGRLECSTDWDGDAVMASRQGHTTPRGAGGDDNKNRKPLAVLRLSSVDTAADDVDMNVEPASKRDDQYSVHDASYVSFQEGGRLARMEPNTGGVSPGGSTPPTEGEFHPHARDHTPHRRTHHKRSLSFARFHPVQRAKYLGHRDLSITQFALADDDNVSQPVTKGGGGGLTLASQWKSQFDDSEETDNELKADNLQSPEHKQRITLVSPSSRGPDDTTITPVQDAGNTEKSRRAGAELSRISEDDRHRSSDHHTHTQVPDVTIVGGSVAGSHGVEELRALTKASGGIEEVDDCLPPEGQEGVVHVELGNQIGLPRAWSNPQLSSHIRPGLEPPLVHTTTVTDAVYEVDVARGICVKSSREGSPLTPERRQSMPDIGICENEEGETDAVVGGKIEFRVLDKDKKLSHPTRQTTIVASQIRVSRQELSAVVPAPPAFTADSETTTPPPPPPPPPLPSMLDLPAGTTHKSTSLQSSPLTHPEERSIYYDAPPPDDSSHQASHRAKSSSPRKDQDEDGHKSIESSEGTVKDKSDIRSSKKDESRRRLGVVALPVVMEDHKDRDVESTRYESATNAPDTSRYETAAHDQTVVQESSRYETVMGGPLPESSRYETVMGTRETEGRTRQDTICEEEKSLLSERRKSLEYLLEEKQDGDDSRKISVINLNDLSAAFQASTMINRSRTVTPSVSPRGTPPHSESGGRRSRSSRHRRSCEDLLEEGSEESSKTNTPRPTDLLARSSMSPDRQRSNGVRKSPGSQDDSSQKSRIPVPMWARSAKEGEPEGGLITSSGGRSPRYSESDRAEAVRRISVALAEKVASPGNEEDSVSTRSGVSEHRSARERGSVASAVNDYQRSGSNEDHSEDLADLTPALRRRRQGVDKYVTDEAQLNLRFQRRRTRPMSDVTPPPPTILQSRNRQSNRQRVSMIEAGTGGRYFDTGRGVPSYLLKPQHEDSSESESSHPRKPRPPSSEPPSAARDVAARSLPPSPRRAMMRIRRYRPLSADSGENFRRQHPQRTVSPD, encoded by the exons GTTCGGAAGATCGGTGGCGGCGGTTTTGGGGAGATCTACGAGGGGCAGGATCTGGTGACTCGCGAGCAGGTTGCCCTCAAGCTGGAGTCCGCCAAGCAGCCCAAGCAGGTCCTCAAAATGGAGGTGGCAGTACTCAAAAAGCTTCAAG GTCGCGAGCACGTGTGTCGCTTCATCGGTTGTGGCCGAAACGAGCGCTTCAACTATGTGGTGATGCAGCTTCAGGCCAAGAACCTCGCCGAGCTGCGCCGCGCCCAGCCCCGAGGAGCCTTCAGTCTTTCCACTGCGCTGCGCCTTGGCCACCAGATCCTTCGTGCCATAGAGGCCATCCACGAGGTCGGCTTCCTGCACAGAGACATCAAGccg TCCAACTTCAGCATGGGTCGCCTGCCTCACAACTGTAGAAAAACTTACATGCTGGACTTTGGACTTGCCCGCCAGTACACCAATGCAAATGGAGAGGTGCGGACACCCAGGGCTGCAGCTGGGTTCAGAG GAACAGTAAGATACGCCTCTATGAATGCCCACAAAAACAAGGAGATGGGCCGCCACGATGACCTGTGGTCCCTCTTCTACATGGTTGTTGAGTTTGTGAATGGTCAGCTGCcatggaggaagataaaggacaAAGAACAG GTTGGTCTGATGAAGGAGAAGTATGACCACCGCCTCCTCATCAAACACTTGCCATCAGACTTCAAGCAATTCCTTGAACACATCCAAAATTTGGACTACCATGACAAACCTGACTATGCC ATGCTGTCGGGACTGTTTGAGCGCTGCATGAAGAGGCGGGGCATCAAGGAATCAGACCCCTTTGACTGGGAGAAGACCCCCACAGACAACTCCCTTGGaaccacgactaccaccactcATGCTGTCATCACCAAGCCACAGCATGCTGACAG CCGCCTGGCATATGGCGGTGGCATGACAGACAACATGCTGGATGACAATGTGCTGGGCTCTGTTGACAATCAAGAGAACGTTGAGGCACACCATGAGCGGGAGCATGatccacgccgccgccgccgccgtgacACTGTCCTTCACCAGCCTCAGCCTAACATTAACCAG CAACAGGTGGAGGCTAAGGAGCGGGTGCTGAACGATAACAACGTCAATGCCAACATCATCGCCAACAATGAGAAGGACACCAACGAGGTGGAGATGTCCCCCAAGAAGAGAAAG GTTGAAGAGTTTAActgtgagaaggaaggagaagggggaggagagaaggagaaggagggacggCTAGAGTGTTCCACCGACTGGGACGGGGATGCAGTCATGGCGTCCAGGCAAGGCCACACGACCCCCAG GGGagctggtggtgatgacaacaagaacaggaagccaTTGGCCGTCTTGCGTCTTTCCTCGGTGGACACAGCCGCTGATGACGTGGACATGAATGTTGAACCTGCCAGTAAGAGAGATGATCAG TATTCGGTGCATGATGCCAGCTACGTAAGCTTCCAAGAGGGTGGACGGCTGGCCCGCATGGAGCCCAACACAGGTGGAGTGTCTCCTGGGGGCTCCACACCACCCACTGAAGGAGAGTTCCATCCCCATGCCCGCGaccacacaccacaccgccGAACTCATCACAAGAG GAGTCTCAGCTTTGCCAG GTTCCATCCAGTGCAGCGGGCCAAGTACCTGGGGCACCGAGACCTCTCCATCACTCAGTTTGCTCTGGCTGATGATGACAACGTGTCCCAGCCAGTGacaaagggtggtggtggtggcctaaCCCTTGCCTCTCAGTGGAAGTCTCAGTTTGATGACTCAGAGGAGACAGACAATGAGCTCAAGGCTGACAACCTGCAGAGTCCCGAACACAAGCAGAGAATTACA CTTGTGTCGCCATCATCACGGGGGCCTGACGATACCACCATCACACCTGTGCAGGATGCTGGAAACACTGAGAAGTCCCGAAGGGCTGGGGCAGAGCTATCCAGGATTAGCGAGGATGACCGCCACCGCTCATCtgaccaccacacccacacacag GTGCCTGATGTTACAATAGTAGGTGGCAGTGTTGCTGGAAGCCACGGTGTGGAAGAGTTGCGTGCTTTGACCAAGGCATCAGGGGGCATTGAGGAGGTGGATGACTGCCTGCCACCGGAGGGACAGGAAGGAGTGGTACATGTCGAACTTGGTAATCAGATTGGCCTACCACGTGCCTGGTCCAATCCTCAACTGTCCAGTCACATTCGGCCAGGCCTGGAGCCCCCTCTGGTACACACCACCACTGTTACTGATGCTGTCTATGAAGTTGATGTTGCTCGGGGCATCTGTGTAAAGTCTTCTCGGGAAGGCTCTCCTCTCACACCAGAGCGGCGTCAGAGTATGCCTGACATTGG CATAtgtgaaaatgaagaaggagaaacagatgCTGTCGTTGGTGGCAAAATAGAATTCCGTGTTCTTGACAAGGACAAGAAGTTGTCTCATCCCACACGTCAGACAACCATTGTCGCCAGCCAGATCCGAGTATCACGCCAGGAGCTGTCAGCGGTGGTGCCAGCTCCTCCTGCTTTCACTGCAGATTCAGAAACTActacacctcctccacctccacctccaccacctctgccCTCCATGTTAGACCTGCCTGCTGGAACTACACATAAATCAACTTCCCTCCAGTCCAGCCCACTAACCCATCCAGAGGAACGCTCTATTTATTACGATGCCCCACCCCCCGATGACTCCTCTCATCAAGCCAGTCATAGAGCCAAGAGCAGTTCTCCCAGGAAAGACCAAGATGAAGATGGGCACAAAAGTATTGAATCTTCTGAAGGTACAGTAAAAGATAAGAGTGATATTCGTAGCAGTAAGAAGGATGAATCTAGGAGAAGACTTGGTGTTGTAGCCCTGCCGGTGGTTATGGAAGACCACAAAGACCGAGATGTTGAGTCCACACGGTATGAGTCTGCAACCAATGCTCCTGATACCAGTCGATATGAAACAGCAGCTCATGATCAGACTGTTGTGCAAGAGAGTTCCCGTTATGAGACTGTAATGGGTGGGCCACTCCCAGAGTCCTCCCGATATGAGACGGTCATGGGCACAcgagagactgaaggaagaacGAGGCAAGACACCATCTGTGAAGAAGAGAAATCACTTTTATCAGAACGAAGAAAATCACTAGAGTATCTATTAGAAGAGAAGCAAGATGGAGATGATTCAAGAAAAATATCTGTTATTAACCTGAATGACTTATCTGCTGCCTTTCAAGCCTCCACAATGATAAATCGATCCAGAACTGTGACACCGTCAGTCTCGCCACGGGGAACACCACCCCACAGTGAGAGTGGTGGGCGTCGCAGTCGGTCATCCCGCCACCGCCGCTCCTGTGAGGATCTcttagaggaaggaagtgaggagtcTTCCAAAACCAACACACCACGTCCAACAGATCTGTTAGCACGGTCTTCCATGTCACCGGACCGACAGCGAAGCAATGGTGTGAGGAAGTCCCCAGGTAGTCAGGATGACTCCTCTCAGAAAAGTCGCATTCCTGTGCCTATGTGGGCTCGCTCTGCCAAGGAGGGTGAGCCAGAGGGAGGCCTTATCACATCATCTGGGGGAAGAAGTCCACGCTATTCTGAGTCTGATCGTGCTGAAGCTGTTCGTAGAATCTCAGTTGCCTTGGCAGAAAAGGTGGCTTCTCCAGGTAATGAGGAAGACTCAGTCAGCACAAGAAGTGGTGTGTCAGAGCACCGGTCAGCCCGAGAGCGTGGATCAGTAGCGTCAGCGGTCAATGATTATCAACGATCAGGCAGCAATGAGGACCACAGTGAGGACCTGGCTGACCTGACCCCTGCCCTGCGTAGGAGACGTCAGGGTGTAGACAAATATGTAACAGATGAAGCCCAGCTCAACCTTCGCTTCCAGCGCCGCCGCACCCGCCCCATGTCAGAtgtcactccaccaccaccgaccaTACTGCAGTCTAGAAACCGTCAAAG CAACAGACAACGAGTGTCCATGATAGAAGCAGGAACAGGTGGTCGATATTTTGACACCGGGAGAGGTGTGCCCTCCTACCTCCTCAAGCCCCAGCATGAAGACTCCAGTGAGTCCGAGAGTTCACATCCACGAAAGCCACGTCCTCCTTCGTCAGAGCCTCCCTCAGCAGCCAGAGATGTTGCTGCCAG
- the LOC135106918 gene encoding uncharacterized protein LOC135106918 isoform X2: MWRGHSFHRHGCSWTPHTAAARPVVLRVWRCKATRSAGLSTCSGGHEDSGDLQDRNNNNNNCKNNKNITMTSEDLLQPGHVVKERWKVVRKIGGGGFGEIYEGQDLVTREQVALKLESAKQPKQVLKMEVAVLKKLQGREHVCRFIGCGRNERFNYVVMQLQAKNLAELRRAQPRGAFSLSTALRLGHQILRAIEAIHEVGFLHRDIKPSNFSMGRLPHNCRKTYMLDFGLARQYTNANGEVRTPRAAAGFRGTVRYASMNAHKNKEMGRHDDLWSLFYMVVEFVNGQLPWRKIKDKEQVGLMKEKYDHRLLIKHLPSDFKQFLEHIQNLDYHDKPDYAMLSGLFERCMKRRGIKESDPFDWEKTPTDNSLGTTTTTTHAVITKPQHADSRLAYGGGMTDNMLDDNVLGSVDNQENVEAHHEREHDPRRRRRRDTVLHQPQPNINQVEAKERVLNDNNVNANIIANNEKDTNEVEMSPKKRKVEEFNCEKEGEGGGEKEKEGRLECSTDWDGDAVMASRQGHTTPRGAGGDDNKNRKPLAVLRLSSVDTAADDVDMNVEPASKRDDQYSVHDASYVSFQEGGRLARMEPNTGGVSPGGSTPPTEGEFHPHARDHTPHRRTHHKRSLSFARFHPVQRAKYLGHRDLSITQFALADDDNVSQPVTKGGGGGLTLASQWKSQFDDSEETDNELKADNLQSPEHKQRITLVSPSSRGPDDTTITPVQDAGNTEKSRRAGAELSRISEDDRHRSSDHHTHTQVPDVTIVGGSVAGSHGVEELRALTKASGGIEEVDDCLPPEGQEGVVHVELGNQIGLPRAWSNPQLSSHIRPGLEPPLVHTTTVTDAVYEVDVARGICVKSSREGSPLTPERRQSMPDIGICENEEGETDAVVGGKIEFRVLDKDKKLSHPTRQTTIVASQIRVSRQELSAVVPAPPAFTADSETTTPPPPPPPPPLPSMLDLPAGTTHKSTSLQSSPLTHPEERSIYYDAPPPDDSSHQASHRAKSSSPRKDQDEDGHKSIESSEGTVKDKSDIRSSKKDESRRRLGVVALPVVMEDHKDRDVESTRYESATNAPDTSRYETAAHDQTVVQESSRYETVMGGPLPESSRYETVMGTRETEGRTRQDTICEEEKSLLSERRKSLEYLLEEKQDGDDSRKISVINLNDLSAAFQASTMINRSRTVTPSVSPRGTPPHSESGGRRSRSSRHRRSCEDLLEEGSEESSKTNTPRPTDLLARSSMSPDRQRSNGVRKSPGSQDDSSQKSRIPVPMWARSAKEGEPEGGLITSSGGRSPRYSESDRAEAVRRISVALAEKVASPGNEEDSVSTRSGVSEHRSARERGSVASAVNDYQRSGSNEDHSEDLADLTPALRRRRQGVDKYVTDEAQLNLRFQRRRTRPMSDVTPPPPTILQSRNRQSNRQRVSMIEAGTGGRYFDTGRGVPSYLLKPQHEDSSESESSHPRKPRPPSSEPPSAARDVAARSLPPSPRRAMMRIRRYRPLSADSGENFRRQHPQRTVSPD; this comes from the exons GTTCGGAAGATCGGTGGCGGCGGTTTTGGGGAGATCTACGAGGGGCAGGATCTGGTGACTCGCGAGCAGGTTGCCCTCAAGCTGGAGTCCGCCAAGCAGCCCAAGCAGGTCCTCAAAATGGAGGTGGCAGTACTCAAAAAGCTTCAAG GTCGCGAGCACGTGTGTCGCTTCATCGGTTGTGGCCGAAACGAGCGCTTCAACTATGTGGTGATGCAGCTTCAGGCCAAGAACCTCGCCGAGCTGCGCCGCGCCCAGCCCCGAGGAGCCTTCAGTCTTTCCACTGCGCTGCGCCTTGGCCACCAGATCCTTCGTGCCATAGAGGCCATCCACGAGGTCGGCTTCCTGCACAGAGACATCAAGccg TCCAACTTCAGCATGGGTCGCCTGCCTCACAACTGTAGAAAAACTTACATGCTGGACTTTGGACTTGCCCGCCAGTACACCAATGCAAATGGAGAGGTGCGGACACCCAGGGCTGCAGCTGGGTTCAGAG GAACAGTAAGATACGCCTCTATGAATGCCCACAAAAACAAGGAGATGGGCCGCCACGATGACCTGTGGTCCCTCTTCTACATGGTTGTTGAGTTTGTGAATGGTCAGCTGCcatggaggaagataaaggacaAAGAACAG GTTGGTCTGATGAAGGAGAAGTATGACCACCGCCTCCTCATCAAACACTTGCCATCAGACTTCAAGCAATTCCTTGAACACATCCAAAATTTGGACTACCATGACAAACCTGACTATGCC ATGCTGTCGGGACTGTTTGAGCGCTGCATGAAGAGGCGGGGCATCAAGGAATCAGACCCCTTTGACTGGGAGAAGACCCCCACAGACAACTCCCTTGGaaccacgactaccaccactcATGCTGTCATCACCAAGCCACAGCATGCTGACAG CCGCCTGGCATATGGCGGTGGCATGACAGACAACATGCTGGATGACAATGTGCTGGGCTCTGTTGACAATCAAGAGAACGTTGAGGCACACCATGAGCGGGAGCATGatccacgccgccgccgccgccgtgacACTGTCCTTCACCAGCCTCAGCCTAACATTAACCAG GTGGAGGCTAAGGAGCGGGTGCTGAACGATAACAACGTCAATGCCAACATCATCGCCAACAATGAGAAGGACACCAACGAGGTGGAGATGTCCCCCAAGAAGAGAAAG GTTGAAGAGTTTAActgtgagaaggaaggagaagggggaggagagaaggagaaggagggacggCTAGAGTGTTCCACCGACTGGGACGGGGATGCAGTCATGGCGTCCAGGCAAGGCCACACGACCCCCAG GGGagctggtggtgatgacaacaagaacaggaagccaTTGGCCGTCTTGCGTCTTTCCTCGGTGGACACAGCCGCTGATGACGTGGACATGAATGTTGAACCTGCCAGTAAGAGAGATGATCAG TATTCGGTGCATGATGCCAGCTACGTAAGCTTCCAAGAGGGTGGACGGCTGGCCCGCATGGAGCCCAACACAGGTGGAGTGTCTCCTGGGGGCTCCACACCACCCACTGAAGGAGAGTTCCATCCCCATGCCCGCGaccacacaccacaccgccGAACTCATCACAAGAG GAGTCTCAGCTTTGCCAG GTTCCATCCAGTGCAGCGGGCCAAGTACCTGGGGCACCGAGACCTCTCCATCACTCAGTTTGCTCTGGCTGATGATGACAACGTGTCCCAGCCAGTGacaaagggtggtggtggtggcctaaCCCTTGCCTCTCAGTGGAAGTCTCAGTTTGATGACTCAGAGGAGACAGACAATGAGCTCAAGGCTGACAACCTGCAGAGTCCCGAACACAAGCAGAGAATTACA CTTGTGTCGCCATCATCACGGGGGCCTGACGATACCACCATCACACCTGTGCAGGATGCTGGAAACACTGAGAAGTCCCGAAGGGCTGGGGCAGAGCTATCCAGGATTAGCGAGGATGACCGCCACCGCTCATCtgaccaccacacccacacacag GTGCCTGATGTTACAATAGTAGGTGGCAGTGTTGCTGGAAGCCACGGTGTGGAAGAGTTGCGTGCTTTGACCAAGGCATCAGGGGGCATTGAGGAGGTGGATGACTGCCTGCCACCGGAGGGACAGGAAGGAGTGGTACATGTCGAACTTGGTAATCAGATTGGCCTACCACGTGCCTGGTCCAATCCTCAACTGTCCAGTCACATTCGGCCAGGCCTGGAGCCCCCTCTGGTACACACCACCACTGTTACTGATGCTGTCTATGAAGTTGATGTTGCTCGGGGCATCTGTGTAAAGTCTTCTCGGGAAGGCTCTCCTCTCACACCAGAGCGGCGTCAGAGTATGCCTGACATTGG CATAtgtgaaaatgaagaaggagaaacagatgCTGTCGTTGGTGGCAAAATAGAATTCCGTGTTCTTGACAAGGACAAGAAGTTGTCTCATCCCACACGTCAGACAACCATTGTCGCCAGCCAGATCCGAGTATCACGCCAGGAGCTGTCAGCGGTGGTGCCAGCTCCTCCTGCTTTCACTGCAGATTCAGAAACTActacacctcctccacctccacctccaccacctctgccCTCCATGTTAGACCTGCCTGCTGGAACTACACATAAATCAACTTCCCTCCAGTCCAGCCCACTAACCCATCCAGAGGAACGCTCTATTTATTACGATGCCCCACCCCCCGATGACTCCTCTCATCAAGCCAGTCATAGAGCCAAGAGCAGTTCTCCCAGGAAAGACCAAGATGAAGATGGGCACAAAAGTATTGAATCTTCTGAAGGTACAGTAAAAGATAAGAGTGATATTCGTAGCAGTAAGAAGGATGAATCTAGGAGAAGACTTGGTGTTGTAGCCCTGCCGGTGGTTATGGAAGACCACAAAGACCGAGATGTTGAGTCCACACGGTATGAGTCTGCAACCAATGCTCCTGATACCAGTCGATATGAAACAGCAGCTCATGATCAGACTGTTGTGCAAGAGAGTTCCCGTTATGAGACTGTAATGGGTGGGCCACTCCCAGAGTCCTCCCGATATGAGACGGTCATGGGCACAcgagagactgaaggaagaacGAGGCAAGACACCATCTGTGAAGAAGAGAAATCACTTTTATCAGAACGAAGAAAATCACTAGAGTATCTATTAGAAGAGAAGCAAGATGGAGATGATTCAAGAAAAATATCTGTTATTAACCTGAATGACTTATCTGCTGCCTTTCAAGCCTCCACAATGATAAATCGATCCAGAACTGTGACACCGTCAGTCTCGCCACGGGGAACACCACCCCACAGTGAGAGTGGTGGGCGTCGCAGTCGGTCATCCCGCCACCGCCGCTCCTGTGAGGATCTcttagaggaaggaagtgaggagtcTTCCAAAACCAACACACCACGTCCAACAGATCTGTTAGCACGGTCTTCCATGTCACCGGACCGACAGCGAAGCAATGGTGTGAGGAAGTCCCCAGGTAGTCAGGATGACTCCTCTCAGAAAAGTCGCATTCCTGTGCCTATGTGGGCTCGCTCTGCCAAGGAGGGTGAGCCAGAGGGAGGCCTTATCACATCATCTGGGGGAAGAAGTCCACGCTATTCTGAGTCTGATCGTGCTGAAGCTGTTCGTAGAATCTCAGTTGCCTTGGCAGAAAAGGTGGCTTCTCCAGGTAATGAGGAAGACTCAGTCAGCACAAGAAGTGGTGTGTCAGAGCACCGGTCAGCCCGAGAGCGTGGATCAGTAGCGTCAGCGGTCAATGATTATCAACGATCAGGCAGCAATGAGGACCACAGTGAGGACCTGGCTGACCTGACCCCTGCCCTGCGTAGGAGACGTCAGGGTGTAGACAAATATGTAACAGATGAAGCCCAGCTCAACCTTCGCTTCCAGCGCCGCCGCACCCGCCCCATGTCAGAtgtcactccaccaccaccgaccaTACTGCAGTCTAGAAACCGTCAAAG CAACAGACAACGAGTGTCCATGATAGAAGCAGGAACAGGTGGTCGATATTTTGACACCGGGAGAGGTGTGCCCTCCTACCTCCTCAAGCCCCAGCATGAAGACTCCAGTGAGTCCGAGAGTTCACATCCACGAAAGCCACGTCCTCCTTCGTCAGAGCCTCCCTCAGCAGCCAGAGATGTTGCTGCCAG